The nucleotide window GATTACCGTTTATGGACCATTTGGTGAGTTCTTTGCCAAGGATACCGACAACGAGATGGTCTTTATCGGTGGTGGTGCGGGTATGGCGCCGATGCGTTCGCATATCTTCGATCAGCTGAAGCGTCTCAACTCTAAGCGTAAGATCTCTTTCTGGTATGGTGCTCGTTCACTACGTGAGTGCTTCTACAATGAAGAGTATGATCTGCTTCAGGAAGAGAATGATAACTTCCAGTGGCATCTGGCGCTGTCAGACCCTCAGCCTGAAGACAACTGGGATGGTATGACCGGATTTATCCATAACGTGTTATATGAAAACTATCTGAAGGACCATGAGGCTCCTGAAGATTGTGAATACTACATGTGTGGGCCTCCGATGATGAATGCTGCTGTAATCCAGATGCTGGTTGATCTGGGGGTTGAGCGTGAAAACATCTACCTCGACGACTTCGGTGGCTGATCATTGATGTCTGAATTAAACAGGCAACTAAATAAACGGCCGGCAGCTCTGCTGCTGGCCGCTTCGTTTCTATTGTTTACGCTCCTTTCCGGGTGTAGTAAACAACCTCAGATTGTCAGCCATCAGGGTCCGACGATGGGTACCAGCTTCACCGTGAAGTGGGTGTCTTCTGATGCTGATAGAGATGCAAGGCTACCGGCACAGATCGATCAGCTGCTGGTTGCGGTCAATAACAGTATGTCTACCTACCAGAAGGATTCAGAACTGAGCCGCATCAATCAGATGCCGGCAGGTGTGTCTGTCGCCCTGTCTGAAGGTCTGACTCAGGTATTAAAAAAAGCTTTAGAGATTAGCGAATCATCCGCCGGCGCATTTGATGTCACGGTCGGACCGCTTGTTAATCTGTGGGGCTTTGGTCCGGATGGTCGTGTTATTCATGCGCCGGATGAGCAGGAGATAACTCTGCTGCAGCAGCGGGTGGGTTCCCACTATATTGAGCTTTCCGGTAACCGGTTAAACCGGCAGCGTAACGTTTATATTGACCTGTCTGCGATTGCTAAAGGGTATGGTGTCGATAAGGTTGCTGAGCTGCTCGAAAACGCGGGTATTACCGCATATCTGGTAGAGATTGGTGGTGAGCTGAGAGCCCGGGGTGTTAAGCCGGATAACAGTCACTGGAAAATAGCGATAGAAGCTCCGGTTTCCGGTGAGCGTCAGGTTCAGCGTATAATTGAAGTTAAAGATGTAGGTATTGCCACCTCAGGCGATTATCGCAATTACTTCGAGGAAAACGGTATCCGTTTTTCCCATACAATAGATCCGGCAACCGGTATGCCTATCCGTCATAAACTGGCGTCTGTGACCGTGCTGGCCAGTGATTGTGCTAGTGCTGATGCACTGGCGACCGCAATGATGGTGTTGGGTCCTGAAAAGGCAGAAGCCTACGCTGAAGACCAAGGTGTTGAAGCGTTAATGATTATAAAGGCCGATGAGGGCTTTATCGAGAAGATGACACCGGGGTTTAAAGATTACCTGGTGGAGTGAGGAAAGATCTATGAGTACTATGATTTTGTCTTTTGTTGTTTTGATATTAGTTGTTGCCGCTATGTCTGTCGGTGTAATGATGGGGCGTAAGCCGATTGCCGGCTCCTGTGGTGGTCTGGCCAATGTGGGGATCGATGAAGAGTGCCCTATCTGTGGTGGTGATCAGAACCGCTGCGATGAAGAGCAGGATAAGCAGAGCCGTAAAGAGGATATTGCTGATCTCGCCTATGATGCCAAAAATGCCCGCTAAGCCGGGCAATCAGATCGGACTTCTGCCTGCTAATTCAGAGTCGACTCTCTGCTTAAAAGTATCTGGTTTCGTTGAGTCTTAAAAAAGTTTATAAAAATTAATAGATAATAGGGGAAAGTGATGGCTGTATATGACTATGATGTCATTGTAATCGGATCCGGTCCCGCCGGTGAAGGCGCGGCAATGAATGCGGCGAAGAAGGGACGTCGTGTAGCTGTCATCGAGTCACAGGACTCTGTGGGCGGCAACTGTACGCATAAGGGAACTATCCCATCCAAGGCGTTGCGTCACTCAGTTAAGCAGATCATCGAGTTTAATACTAACCCTATGTTCCGTGATATTGGAGAGCCACGCTGGTTCTCCTTTCCAAAAGTACTCAAGCGCGCCGAAAAAGTGATCTCCAACCAGGTTATGATGCGCACCAACTTCTATGCCCGGAACCGGATCGATCTGTTTTTCGGCAAAGCGGAGTTTGCTGATAAGAATACGGTGCTGGTGACCGGTACTGTTAAGGGTAATGAAACCCTGCGGGCGAAAAATATCATTATCGCTACCGGTTCACGGCCATATAAACCGGATGACATCGATTTTAACCATCCACGAATCTATAACAGTGACACTATACTCACCCTGAGTCATACCCCCAGGACCCTGATTATTTACGGCGCCGGTGTTATCGGTTCAGAATATGCCTCTATCTTCAGCGGGCTGGGTGTCAAAGTTGACCTGATAGACTCAATGGATCGGTTGTTGTCTTTCCTTGATGCTGAGATCTCCGATTCCCTGAGTTATCACCTGCGTAACAATGCGGTTAAGATTCGTCATAATGAAGTCTATGAAAAAGTCGTCGCTGATGAGCGCGGGGTAACCCTGACACTGCGTTCTGGCAAGATGATCCGTGCGGATGCATTCCTCTGGTGTAACGGACGAAGCGGTAATACCGATAGGTTAAAGCTGGAAAATATTGGTCTTGAGGCTAACGGCCGGGGACAGATTGAGGTTGACGAGCACTACCGTACCAAGTCAGAAGGGATCTATGCCTGTGGTGATGTCATCGGCTGGCCTGCGCTGGCTTCAGCCGCGCTTGATCAGGGCCGTGCAGCGTCCTCTGACATGCTCAATGCTGATGACTTCCGTTTCATCAACGATGTACCAACGGGTATCTATACCATTCCTGAGATCAGCTCTATTGGTAAGACAGAGGAGCAACTGACAGAGGAGTGTGTGCCTTATGAAGTGGGTCAGGCTTTTTTCAAAGACACAGCCCGCGCCCAGATATCGGGTGAGCCGGTGGGTATGCTGAAAATTCTCTTCAACCGGGATACGCTGGCCATATTGGGTATCCACTGTTTCGGCGATCAGGCTTCAGAGATTGTGCATATCGGTCAGGCGATTATGAATCAGGCGGGGGAGGCGAATACAATCAACTATTTTGTTAACACCACCTTTAACTATCCGACCATGGCTGAAGCCTACCGGGTAGCGGCAATTGCCGGTCTGAACCGTATATCTAATCTGTAAATCGCCCTGCGATGATAAAAAAACCGCCCTAGGGCGGTTTTTTTATGTTTGTTACTTAATCAGTTTTATTGTCGTCGGGCTTTTCCGGGGCCTTATAAAATCCATCTTCATAATATTTTCCGGTTACACCAAGTTTTCTTTCAACCCAGCGGTTGTAATGTTTCCAAATGAAGAAGGCTGGCGTCATGGCGATCATAATGCCGAGCATCAACCCGGCACCTGAGTATTTCTCTGGCATCTGGGTCATCACCCAGTCATAAAATCCGCTGCTATCGATTATCAGGTAATACGCGATAAGAAACAGTAAACCAAATCCGGTTGCAATGTGATGCAGTAGCTTGTTATGTGTGCTGTCATTCAGGTTGTTGTTTGAGCTTCCGGACATAAAATTGATTATCCAAGGTAACGGTGTACTCTGATGCTTGGCAGAAACGGTTGCGGATCGATCTTCAGATCACTGCGCTCGAGTCGGCTGCGGGCCTCAGGCGGGGTAAGCGGAGGCTCATTATACGCGGGCAAAGAGGGATTATCACTGTTAAGGGCGATAATAATCGGCAGTGATGTGTTTTGTGCTTTTCTCAGCGTATGTTCCTTCTGTTTCCAGACCGGATTGGCGCGCATGACCGGTACCTGGTTTTGTACCTGTGCGAGCATATCTCCGGGGTGTAGCTGGCCAACTGCCTGTAACTGTATCTGAATATGCGCCTGGCTGGTGTCCATTTTAAGCAGTTTTTCCTCAGCTTCCCTGGGCGTTAGTTTGCGAATGCTGCGGCCACTGGTATACCAGCTGAAGCCTATTCTCGAGGGGCAGGTATCAAAAACAGGAATTTGTCGATAACACTGCTTGAGATGAATTCTTGATGCGCCATGGCGATGCAGCAGTGCGGCGATCGTTTCACTTCTTTTGTGTAACGTCTGCAGAATTTCGGCTGACTGACTTAAGCGATAGCGGGTAGCGAGTTGCTGAAAGCAGGATTTGGCGTGATTAAGTCTCTGAGTGGCCTCAATCAGTTCAGGATTAGCGCCAATTATTCCGTGTTGACTGATTGTAGTCCGTCCGTCCTGCCCATCCCGATACCAGATATCAGTATATAGGCTCGCCGCCTGTTTCAGGTTGCAGGCAGTTTCTCCCGGTAACCAAAAGGGAAGTGTGCTTTTGAGTAGTTGTTCTGAAAAGCTGAGAAGTTCCTGATTGAGTTGATTCAGGCTTTCTAATAGTTCGACAGCGCTAGTACTGCTCATCACTCTGCTGTCGTTCGCGGGACTGGCTGGTTAGAATATAACGGGCAACAATTAAGCGACTGCTTTCGGGCAGGTCACTGAACTCTACACCAATTTTATATTGTCCGTCTTCCTCCTGTTCGCCGCTGTAGAGCACTTGTCCGTAGAGTAGCAGGCCGGTATAGGTATCTTCAAATACAACCTTAAGTGCCAGGTAACTGTTCACTGGGATCGCTTCGCTACTGAAAAAACTCAATCCCCCTTCGCTCAGGTTGATTTCTTGTGCAGACAGGTTTTCGAACTCAACATCACTCTTGGCAATGGCGTGTGCGATGGCATCGATCTTATTGTTC belongs to Amphritea atlantica and includes:
- a CDS encoding FAD:protein FMN transferase, with translation MSELNRQLNKRPAALLLAASFLLFTLLSGCSKQPQIVSHQGPTMGTSFTVKWVSSDADRDARLPAQIDQLLVAVNNSMSTYQKDSELSRINQMPAGVSVALSEGLTQVLKKALEISESSAGAFDVTVGPLVNLWGFGPDGRVIHAPDEQEITLLQQRVGSHYIELSGNRLNRQRNVYIDLSAIAKGYGVDKVAELLENAGITAYLVEIGGELRARGVKPDNSHWKIAIEAPVSGERQVQRIIEVKDVGIATSGDYRNYFEENGIRFSHTIDPATGMPIRHKLASVTVLASDCASADALATAMMVLGPEKAEAYAEDQGVEALMIIKADEGFIEKMTPGFKDYLVE
- a CDS encoding PilZ domain-containing protein, with protein sequence MNQERRQYFRINGKVAVDYKVITEDEMQHGRLPTQFQVSPFFLLLTQLHEFSHDNSYQLRKIAQKDPMVASYLENMNNKIDAIAHAIAKSDVEFENLSAQEINLSEGGLSFFSSEAIPVNSYLALKVVFEDTYTGLLLYGQVLYSGEQEEDGQYKIGVEFSDLPESSRLIVARYILTSQSRERQQSDEQY
- the nqrM gene encoding (Na+)-NQR maturation NqrM; this translates as MSTMILSFVVLILVVAAMSVGVMMGRKPIAGSCGGLANVGIDEECPICGGDQNRCDEEQDKQSRKEDIADLAYDAKNAR
- the sthA gene encoding Si-specific NAD(P)(+) transhydrogenase, producing MAVYDYDVIVIGSGPAGEGAAMNAAKKGRRVAVIESQDSVGGNCTHKGTIPSKALRHSVKQIIEFNTNPMFRDIGEPRWFSFPKVLKRAEKVISNQVMMRTNFYARNRIDLFFGKAEFADKNTVLVTGTVKGNETLRAKNIIIATGSRPYKPDDIDFNHPRIYNSDTILTLSHTPRTLIIYGAGVIGSEYASIFSGLGVKVDLIDSMDRLLSFLDAEISDSLSYHLRNNAVKIRHNEVYEKVVADERGVTLTLRSGKMIRADAFLWCNGRSGNTDRLKLENIGLEANGRGQIEVDEHYRTKSEGIYACGDVIGWPALASAALDQGRAASSDMLNADDFRFINDVPTGIYTIPEISSIGKTEEQLTEECVPYEVGQAFFKDTARAQISGEPVGMLKILFNRDTLAILGIHCFGDQASEIVHIGQAIMNQAGEANTINYFVNTTFNYPTMAEAYRVAAIAGLNRISNL
- a CDS encoding DNA replication terminus site-binding protein; translated protein: MSSTSAVELLESLNQLNQELLSFSEQLLKSTLPFWLPGETACNLKQAASLYTDIWYRDGQDGRTTISQHGIIGANPELIEATQRLNHAKSCFQQLATRYRLSQSAEILQTLHKRSETIAALLHRHGASRIHLKQCYRQIPVFDTCPSRIGFSWYTSGRSIRKLTPREAEEKLLKMDTSQAHIQIQLQAVGQLHPGDMLAQVQNQVPVMRANPVWKQKEHTLRKAQNTSLPIIIALNSDNPSLPAYNEPPLTPPEARSRLERSDLKIDPQPFLPSIRVHRYLG